From a region of the Archocentrus centrarchus isolate MPI-CPG fArcCen1 chromosome 18, fArcCen1, whole genome shotgun sequence genome:
- the LOC115796685 gene encoding uncharacterized protein LOC115796685: MALNISAKYKNFISQSILISSGPPAVYQLKPEKKKTDYLTRLTVGERNPNKINKTILLVGETGTGKSTLINSLLNYSIGVKFEDEVWFQIVEDEKRKQTESQTSDVIVYEIFGFEDETLPYSLTIIDTPGYGDTRGTDKDDIVIKRLFDLFRSDDGVREVTAVGLVIKASENRVSDRLRYIFNSVMSLFGNDVEKNIVALITHSDGVTPKNALQALEDAGIKCARNEKNQPTHFLFNSLQKEQRTEENEMSLEFAWKVSKRGMSQFTAFVTKTAPQNTKKTVEVMNSRIRLKACIENLKDRIKTTEQKQEEIKQIQEALKKNEEEMKKNKNFKIKVNEVYKDKEDFTGQRWWFFGWFYVAAVNCTHCEETCHYPKDCTWANNPESCAVMKDGCCTVCTNKCPVSDHVKEEWIYVTKTRSVEKTLNHLKEKFEKNKSESKYKLSFLENLNEEMNRLITEKKQLLDESYQYVLKLEQIALKADSASTLDHLDFLIEKMKEEGDREKVQKLEEKRSRVDEGTRLAQWYKFGKLFK, encoded by the exons ATGGCTTT GAATATCTCAGCTAAATACAAGAACTTCATCTCCCAAAGTATTCTGATCTCTTCAGGACCTCCTGCTGTCTACCAGctgaaaccagaaaaaaagaaaactgattaTCTGACCAGACTGACTGTTGGTGAAAGAAATCCAAACAAGATAAATAAAACCATCTTACTTGTGggtgaaacaggaacaggaaaatCTACTCTGATCAACTCTCTGCTCAACTACAGCATAGGAGTGAAGTTTGAGGATGAGGTCTGGTTTCAGATCGTGGAGGATGAGAAGAGAAAGCAGACAGAAAGTCAGACATCAGATGTGATCGTGTATGAGATCTTTGGGTTTGAAGATGAAACTCTGCCCTACTCTCTGACCATCATCGATACTCCTGGATATGGAGACACCAGAGGCACTGATAAAGATGACATCGTCATAAAGAGGTTATTTGACTTGTTTCGATCAGATGATGGAGTTCGTGAGGTTACTGCAGTGGGTCTGGTGATAAAGGCGAGTGAGAATCGAGTGAGTGACCGACTGAGGTACATCTTCAATTCAGTGATGTCTCTGTTTGGAAACGATGTGGAGAAAAACATTGTAGCTCTCATCACACACTCAGACGGAGTAACACCTAAAAATGCTCTCCAAGCTCTTGAAGATGCTGGTATTAAATGTGCCAGAAATGAGAAGAATCAACcaactcacttcctgtttaataGCCTACAGaaagaacagagaacagaagaaaatgagaTGAGTTTGGAGTTTGCATGGAAAGTATCAAAGAGGGGAATGAGTCAATTCACTGCCTTTGTAACAAAAACTGCAcctcaaaacacaaagaaaacagttgAAGTCATGAATTCACGCATCAGACTGAAGGCCTGCATCGAAAACCTGAAAGACAGAATTAAGACCActgaacagaaacaggaagaaatcaaACAGATTCAAGAAGCtctgaagaaaaatgaagaagagatgaagaagaataagaacttcaaaataaaagttaatgagGTCTACAAAGATAAAGAAGATTTCACAGGTCAGAGGTGGTGGTTCTTTGGGTGGTTCTATGTAGCAGCTGTTAACTGTACACACTGTGAAGAAACCTGTCACTATCCTAAAGACTGCACATGGGCCAATAATCCTGAAAGCTGTGCGGTCATGAAAGATGGCTGCTGTACCGTTTGTACCAACAAGTGTCCTGTATCAGATCATGTGAAAGAAGAGTGGATCTATGTGACCAAAACAAGGAGCGTTGAGAAGACTTTGAATCATCTGAAAGAGAAGTTTGAGAAGAATAAATCAGAAAGTAAGTACAAGTTGAGTTTTTTGGAAAATCTGAATGAAGAAATGAACCGACTGATAACAGAGAAGAAGCAGTTACTGGATGAGTCCTACCAATATGTCCTCAAACTGGAGCAGATCGCCCTGAAAGCTGATTCAGCATCCACTCTTGACCACCTGGACTTCCTGATTGAGAAGATGAAGGaggaaggagacagagagaaggtccagaagctggaggagaagAGAAGCAGAGTGGATGAAGGAACCAGATTAGCTCAGTGGTACAAGTTTGGTAAACTGTTTAAGTGA